The following coding sequences are from one Saccharomyces eubayanus strain FM1318 chromosome VII, whole genome shotgun sequence window:
- the CWC23 gene encoding U2-type spliceosomal complex subunit CWC23, with product MPGHELDDVINQRLNLYDVLELPTPLDARTIYDDLPQIKRKYRSLALRYHPDKHPNDPLIIHKFHLLSTATNILTNTDVRPRYDRWLIEQQRRTNDIQRNRLIEKLQRSESETATATPPQHANVSQVQRYGELLRKLKHFNKPYGDWKHLDQQDQEKPQNHPYYDCSTLRIVLDNFPHSNAKSSCVAHLRTHVFAALNSHEIHDIYFSERNDYSKGDSIIIYTVFDTPITAQHIFRSWSSGNVTPTVRDISPLIPLHYYSDFNLQTELNDDIARLVSNEPIPLD from the coding sequence ATGCCCGGACACGAACTGGACGACGTGATAAACCAGCGCTTGAACCTGTACGATGTGCTAGAACTGCCCACTCCACTCGACGCCCGCACCATCTACGATGACCTGCCCCAAATAAAACGCAAGTACAGGTCTTTGGCCTTGCGCTACCATCCGGACAAGCATCCGAACGACCCATTGATCATACACAAGTTCCACCTGCTGTCAACAGCAACCAACATCCTCACCAACACAGACGTACGGCCGCGTTACGACCGCTGGCTCATCGAGCAACAACGCAGGACAAACGACATTCAAAGGAACAGACTCATAGAAAAGCTACAACGCTCCGAATCCGAGACAGCAACCGCCACACCGCCGCAACACGCAAACGTCTCGCAAGTCCAGCGCTATGGCGAACTACTGAGAAAACTAAAACACTTCAATAAACCATACGGCGACTGGAAACATCTGGACCAACAAGATCAAGAGAAGCCCCAGAACCATCCTTACTACGATTGCTCTACTTTGAGAATTGTCCTCGACAACTTCCCGCATTCAAACGCCAAATCAAGCTGTGTTGCTCATCTGCGAACCCATGTGTTCGCCGCGCTCAACTCTCACGAGATCCACGACATCTACTTCTCCGAAAGAAATGACTACTCCAAGGGCGACTCTATAATAATATACACAGTGTTTGACACCCCCATCACGGCACAACACATATTCAGGAGCTGGTCAAGTGGCAACGTCACCCCCACGGTCCGCGACATATCGCCGCTGATCCCACTACACTATTATTCGGACTTCAACCTACAAACGGAATTGAACGACGACATCGCGAGGTTGGTTTCCAATGAACCTATTCCTCTTGACTGA
- the SOH1 gene encoding mediator complex subunit SOH1, with product MPDANNDTSGAATPGLPDQNPLPTRFEVELEFVQSLANIQYVTYLLTQQQIWKSPNFKNYLKYLEYWCNPPYSQCIVYPNCLFILKLLNGFMESAIVNEDGLLEGLDELPKIIQLQGPQWMNEMVERWAN from the coding sequence ATGCCAGATGCCAACAACGACACCAGCGGCGCGGCGACGCCCGGCCTCCCGGACCAGAACCCGCTGCCCACCAGGTTCGAGGTGGAACTCGAGTTCGTCCAGTCCTTGGCTAACATCCAATACGTAACGTACTTGCTCACCCAACAACAGATATGGAAGTCTCCCAACTTCAAAAACTACTTGAAATACCTCGAGTACTGGTGCAACCCGCCCTACTCGCAATGCATAGTGTACCCGAACTGcctcttcatcttgaaGCTGCTGAACGGGTTCATGGAGTCCGCCATCGTCAATGAAGACGGCCTACTGGAGGGGCTGGACGAGCTGCCCAAGATCATCCAGTTGCAAGGCCCGCAATGGATGAACGAAATGGTCGAGAGATGGGCCAACTAA
- the SCS3 gene encoding Scs3p: MSSRWFNAIHLLVCPATVLAGYLINAYGCGAALQETLNKDGLVNAVFVKKGWFWTSLVGWWCIIRYLPTPSAGASGSRRRRMAHSFRRYAILTVWWYVFTQGIWFGVGPIMDLVFVYTGGHCHYDVFDAVGHVNRDFQGSETRTQRALALIRDVLTLHGGDHVHGQHQQHQLWDRSVGSIQNALQAAATAAAAAAAAAPPAANITDSAVASVNMFIHDQMHQWQGPLSTSAQCRRSGGHWAGGHDP, translated from the coding sequence ATGTCTAGCAGATGGTTTAACGCGATACATTTACTGGTGTGCCCGGCGACGGTGCTGGCGGGATACCTCATAAACGCGTACGGCTGCGGCGCGGCGTTGCAGGAAACGCTGAACAAGGACGGACTGGTGAACGCTGTGTTCGTGAAGAAGGGATGGTTCTGGACGTCGCTGGTTGGGTGGTGGTGCATCATACGCTACCTGCCCACGCCGTCCGCGGGCGCCAGCGGCAGCCGCCGCAGGCGCATGGCGCACTCGTTCAGGCGCTACGCCATCCTGACGGTGTGGTGGTACGTGTTCACGCAGGGCATCTGGTTCGGCGTGGGGCCGATCATGGACCTGGTGTTTGTATACACGGGGGGCCATTGCCACTACGACGTCTTCGACGCAGTCGGTCACGTGAACCGCGACTTCCAGGGCTCGGAGACTCGGACGCAGCGCGCGCTGGCGCTGATCCGCGACGTGCTCACGCTGCACGGCGGCGATCACGTGCACGGCCAGCACCAGCAGCACCAGCTGTGGGACCGCTCGGTCGGGTCGATCCAGAACGCGCTGCAGGCGGCGGCGAcagctgctgctgctgctgccgccGCCGCTCCGCCCGCGGCCAATATCACTGACAGTGCGGTCGCCAGCGTCAACATGTTCATCCACGACCAGATGCACCAGTGGCAGGGCCCACTAAGCACCTCTGCCCAGTGCCGCCGATCGGGCGGCCACTGGGCAGGCGGCCACGACCCCT
- the MET13 gene encoding methylenetetrahydrofolate reductase (NAD(P)H) MET13: protein MKITEKLEQHRQSSGKPTYSFEYFVPKTTQGVQNLYDRMDRMYEASLPQFIDITWNAGGGRLSHLSTDLVATAQSVLGLETCMHLTCTNMPVSMIDDALENAYHSGCQNILALRGDPPRDAQNWTPVEGGFQYAKDLIKYIKSKYGDHFAIGVAGYPECHPELPSKDSQLDLAYLKQKIDAGGDFIITQMFYDVDNFIAWCAQVRAAGMDVPIIPGIMPITTYAAFLRRAQWGQVSIPQSFLAELEPIKDDDELVRDIGTNLIVQMCQKLLHSGYVSHLHIYTMNLEKAPLMILERLNILPTESEFNAHPLAVLPWRKSLNPKRKNEEVRPIFWKRRPYSYVARTSQWAVDEFPNGRFGDSSSPAFGDLDLCGSDLIRQSANRCLELWATPTSIHDVACLVISYLNGNLKCLPWSDVPINDEVNPILSHLVELNQHSIITINSQPQVNGIRSNDNVHGWGPKDGYVYQKQYLEFMLPKTKLPKLIETLKNNEFLTYFAIDSQGDLLSNHPDNSKSNAVTWGIFPGREILQPTIVEKISFLAWKEEFYHILDEWKLNMDNNDKPQSSRFIQSLIDDYCLVNIVDNDYISPEDQIHSILLAL from the coding sequence ATGAAAATCACTGAAAAACTGGAACAGCACAGACAGAGCTCCGGTAAGCCAACGTACTCGTTCGAGTACTTCGTGCCCAAGACCACCCAGGGTGTTCAGAACCTCTACGACCGGATGGACCGGATGTACGAAGCATCGCTGCCGCAATTCATCGATATCACCTGGAACGCCGGCGGCGGGCGGTTGTCGCACCTGTCCACGGATTTGGTGGCCACCGCACAATCCGTGCTCGGGCTGGAAACGTGCATGCATCTGACCTGCACTAACATGCCTGTGTCGATGATCGACGACGCCCTGGAGAACGCGTATCACTCCGGGTGCCAGAACATCTTGGCGCTGAGGGGCGACCCACCTAGGGACGCCCAGAACTGGACCCCCGTCGAAGGCGGGTTCCAGTACGCCAAGGACCTGATCAAGTACATCAAGTCCAAGTACGGCGACCATTTCGCTATCGGGGTTGCCGGGTACCCGGAATGCCACCCGGAATTGCCCTCCAAAGACTCGCAGCTAGACCTGGCGTACCTGAAGCAGAAGATTGATGCCGGTGGGGATTTCATCATCACGCAAATGTTCTACGACGTCGACAACTTCATCGCGTGGTGTGCGCAGGTTAGGGCCGCGGGCATGGACGTTCCCATCATCCCCGGCATCATGCCCATTACCACGTACGCGGCGTTCTTGAGAAGGGCCCAATGGGGCCAGGTCTCCATTCCACAGTCGTTTCTGGCGGAGTTGGAGCCCATCAAGGACGATGACGAACTCGTCCGTGACATCGGCACCAACTTGATCGTGCAAATGTGCCAGAAGCTGCTCCACAGCGGGTACGTTTCGCATCTGCACATCTACACCATGAACCTGGAAAAGGCGCCGCTGATGATTTTGGAGAGACTGAACATCTTGCCCACGGAGTCCGAGTTCAACGCTCACCCGTTGGCCGTTCTGCCCTGGAGGAAGTCTTTGAACCCGAAGCGTAAAAACGAAGAGGTCAGACCCATCTTCTGGAAGAGAAGGCCTTACTCCTACGTCGCGAGAACCTCGCAGTGGGCCGTGGACGAGTTCCCCAACGGTAGATTCGGTGACTCGTCTTCGCCCGCGTTCGGTGATCTGGATCTGTGCGGCTCGGACCTGATTAGACAATCCGCCAACAGGTGTCTGGAGCTGTGGGCCACCCCGACTTCCATCCACGACGTTGCCTGTCTGGTTATCAGCTACTTGAACGGGAATTTGAAGTGCTTGCCCTGGAGCGACGTTCCCATCAACGACGAAGTCAACCCGATCCTGTCCCACTTGGTCGAGTTGAACCAGCACTccatcatcaccatcaacTCCCAACCCCAGGTCAACGGCATCCGGTCCAACGACAACGTCCACGGCTGGGGCCCCAAGGACGGCTATGTTTACCAAAAGCAGTACCTGGAGTTCATGTTGCCCAAGACCAAGTTGCCCAAGCTGATCGAAACACTGAAAAACAACGAGTTCCTGACCTACTTCGCCATCGACTCTCAAGGCGACCTGCTAAGCAATCACCCAGACAACTCCAAGTCTAACGCCGTCACCTGGGGGATTTTCCCCGGCAGAGAAATCCTACAGCCCACCATTGTCGAGAAGATCTCCTTCTTGGCATGGAAGGAGGAGTTCTACCACATTTTGGACGAGTGGAAACTGAACATGGACAATAACGACAAGCCTCAGAGCTCCCGGTTCATCCAGTCCCTGATCGACGATTATTGCCTGGTCAACATCGTCGACAACGACTACATTTCTCCCGAAGACCAGATCCACTCCATCTTATTAGCTTTATAA
- the MON1 gene encoding guanine nucleotide exchange factor MON1, producing the protein MNLNENYLDTDVPKRQLRPSKSGNFDSIPIVAATSEPTTSVNLDETFFRKAASPVLITDERSVSRSTSINSLNTAYLASTRPFSQVRKFQARSNLLSADLISNNDDKSQPPKIQKKNSDLYSDWGNDIRSRVAESIYSMETSVRGSEIRRRPYVSNEIPNIFKLPNPNHVSEPDASQVLRDKNFLIFTSAGKPVYSMHGKDEQIMSYTGLVNTVISYFQVNGPSDLKTISTFASGQRLTFLDKSPILLMAQSERGESSNELLNQLDFLYSYILSSLSERQLLRLFSKRENFDLRNYLETTDFENLNEICSLICNRMFPDLLLNSLQCLPFRHSSRLKLQDLMLQQLDKRQDIPRGTLLYGLIIAPQNKLCCVLRPKGHTLHTTDLHLLFCLISHQFQNLDETQELWVPICFPKFNSSGFLYCYIKFLPNDADNNEKSALVLISAQKDAFFSLKTFSDELVAKLESERLLKKINASKGFKLSDIPAPMVHHFIYKSKQNVQYVMPHFEINSSISLDSPQGLEYELKLKTYYQQLHGTVVRDNGNLLSRSILNFVKWSSKDKEDTTVDGIGMNFSELDEYIIGNSSFEQESVNMLGMAWVTPKFELYLIGNNGVVDKKVLFKSARKVVNWCQKHESRLFISDGAVF; encoded by the coding sequence ATGAATCTCAATGAGAACTACCTTGATACTGACGTACCTAAGAGACAGTTGAGACCAAGTAAAAGTGGCAATTTCGATAGTATTCCCATCGTAGCTGCAACGTCAGAGCCAACCACGTCCGTTAACCTGGATGAAACATTTTTTAGAAAGGCTGCCTCACCAGTATTAATAACCGACGAACGTTCCGTGAGTAGGTCCACTTCCATAAATTCTTTAAACACTGCATATTTGGCATCTACAAGACCTTTTTCGCAAGTGAGGAAATTTCAAGCTAGAAGTAACTTATTATCAGCGGATCTGATAAGCaacaatgatgataaatCTCAACCGccaaaaatccaaaaaaagaattctGATCTTTATTCAGACTGGGGAAACGATATAAGAAGCCGCGTGGCGGAAAGTATCTATTCCATGGAAACATCTGTAAGGGGATCTGAAATACGAAGACGACCTTATGTGAGTAACGAAATTCCCAACATATTCAAGCTGCCCAACCCTAATCATGTTAGCGAACCAGATGCAAGTCAAGTTTTACGTGATAAAAACTTTCTTATATTCACATCAGCGGGTAAACCAGTATATTCTATGCATGGTAAAGACGAACAAATCATGTCATATACTGGGCTTGTCAATACTGTAATAAGTTACTTCCAAGTTAATGGACCCTCTGACCTGAAAACTATATCCACATTTGCGTCCGGTCAAAGGCTCACTTTCCTAGATAAATCGCCCATATTATTAATGGCACAGTCCGAAAGAGGCGAGTCCTCGAATGAGCTATTGAATCAACTTGATTTTCTATATTCGTATATCCTTTCTTCATTAAGTGAACGCCAACTACTAAGATTATTTTCTAAAAGGGAGAATTTTGACTTAAGAAACTATTTAGAAACTACGGATTTCGAGAATTTAAACGAAATTTGTTCATTAATCTGTAATAGAATGTTTCCCGACCTGCTTTTGAACTCATTACAATGCTTACCATTTCGCCATTCTTCAAGATTGAAATTACAAGATTTAATGCTTCAACAATTGGATAAAAGGCAGGATATCCCCAGGGGCACCTTGTTATATGGGTTAATAATTGCGCCTCAAAATAAGCTATGCTGCGTTCTTCGACCCAAGGGTCATACATTGCACACCACAGACTTGcatcttttgttttgtttaataTCCCATCAattccaaaatttggaCGAAACTCAAGAACTTTGGGTGCCCATATGTTTCCCCAAATTCAATTCCAGCGGATTTCTTTATTGCtatatcaaatttttaccaaatgaTGCTGATAACAATGAGAAATCGGCATTAGTTTTAATAAGTGCACAAAAAGAtgcttttttctctttaaaaACATTCAGCGATGAGTTAGTTGCTAAACTCGAAAGCGAGAggctattgaaaaaaataaatgctTCAAAAGGGTTCAAACTAAGCGATATCCCAGCACCCATGGTCCATCattttatatacaaatcGAAACAAAACGTTCAGTATGTCATGCCGCATTTCGAAATCAACAGCAGCATTTCATTGGATTCGCCGCAGGGATTAGAATAtgaattgaaattgaagacgTATTATCAGCAATTGCATGGAACGGTGGTAAGAGATAATGGAAATCTTTTGAGTAGGTCCATATTAAATTTCGTTAAATGGAGCTccaaagacaaagaagacACAACAGTGGACGGAATAGGAATGAATTTTTCTGAATTGGACGAATACATTATCGGAAACTCGTCATTTGAACAGGAATCCGTCAATATGCTAGGAATGGCATGGGTGACGCCCAAGTTTGAGTTATATCTCATTGGTAACAATGGAGTTGTTGacaaaaaagttttattcAAGAGTGCGAGAAAGGTAGTCAATTGGTGTCAAAAACACGAGTCGAGGCTGTTTATCAGTGACGGGGCCGTCTTTTGA
- the RPS2 gene encoding 40S ribosomal protein uS5 — protein MSAPEAQQQQKRGGFGGRNKGRQNRRGPRNVEEKGWVPVTKLGRLVKAGKITTIEEIFLHSLPVKEFQIIDTLLPNLQDEVMNIKPVQKQTRAGQRTRFKAVVVVGDSNGHVGLGIKTSKEVAGAIRAGIIIAKLSVIPIRRGYWGSNLGQPHSLATKTTGKCGSVTVRLIPAPRGSGIVASPAVKKLLQLAGVEDVYTQSNGKTRTLENTLKAAFVAIGNTYGFLTPNLWAEQPLPVSPLDIYSDEATAQKKRF, from the coding sequence ATGTCTGCTCCAGAGgctcaacaacaacaaaagagaGGTGGTTTCGGTGGCCGTAACAAGGGTCGTCAAAACAGAAGAGGACCAAGAaacgttgaagaaaagggaTGGGTCCCAGTTACCAAGCTAGGTAGATTAGTCAAGGCTGGTAAGATCACCACCATTGAAGAAATCTTCTTGCACTCTTTGCCAGTCAAGGAATTCCAAATCATTGACACTTTGTTGCCAAACTTGCAAGATGAAGTTATGAACATCAAGCCAGTCCAAAAGCAAACCAGAGCTGGTCAAAGAACCAGATTTAAGGCTGTTGTCGTTGTCGGTGACTCTAACGGTCACGTTGGTTTGGGTATCAAGACCTCTAAGGAAGTTGCTGGTGCCATCAGAGCTGGTATCATCATTGCCAAGTTGTCTGTTATTCCAATCAGAAGAGGTTACTGGGGTTCCAACTTGGGTCAACCACATTCTTTGGCCACCAAGACCACCGGTAAGTGTGGTTCCGTCACTGTTAGATTGATCCCAGCCCCAAGAGGTTCCGGTATCGTCGCTTCTCCAGCTGTTAAGAAGTTGTTGCAATTGGCTGGTGTTGAAGATGTCTACACTCAATCCAACGGTAAGACTAGAACTCTAGAAAACACCTTGAAGGCTGCTTTCGTTGCCATTGGTAACACTTACGGTTTCTTGACTCCAAACTTGTGGGCCGAACAACCATTGCCAGTTTCTCCATTGGACATCTACTCCGATGAAGCTACTgctcaaaagaagagattCTAA
- the NAB2 gene encoding mRNA-binding protein NAB2 — translation MSQEQYTENLKVIVAEKLAGIPNFNEDIKYVAEYIVLLIVNGGTVESVVEELATLFDSVSRDILANVVQTAFFALEALQQGESAENIVSKIRMMNAQSMGQPDVTQQQQQQQQQQQQQQQQQQQQQQQQQQQQEVQQPQQLQQQPQQLQQQPEAQNAMQIEPQGVPTPISAFSGVVNAADAPQFMPIDNSQRFTQRGGGAVGKNRRGGRGGNRGGRSGNATRFNPLAKALGMAGESNMNFVPTKKEGRCRLFPHCPLGRSCPHAHPTKVCNEYPNCPKPSGTCEFLHPNEDEELMKEMERTREEFQKRKADLLAARRKPVQTGIVLCKFGALCSNPSCPFGHPTPANEDAKVIDIMWCDKNLNCDNPECRKAHSSLSKIKEVKPISQKKAAPPPVEKSLAQCKFGTHCTNKRCKYRHARSHVMCREGANCTRIDCLFGHPINEDCRFGVDCKNMYCLFTHPPGRVVPEKKTAAPNPNGGPTNERSFALPENANIENAPSQVSFIHQEQDTEMN, via the coding sequence atgtCTCAAGAACAGTACACAGAAAATTTAAAGGTTATTGTCGCTGAAAAGTTGGCTGGTATTCCCAACTTCAACGAAGATATCAAATATGTCGCAGAGTATATTGTTTTGTTAATTGTGAACGGTGGTACCGTCGAATCTGTTGTAGAGGAGCTGGCAACTCTATTCGACAGTGTTTCGAGAGATATACTAGCAAACGTTGTTCAAACAGCCTTTTTTGCCTTAGAAGCTTTACAACAGGGAGAAAGTGCTGAGAATATCGTATCCAAGATTAGAATGATGAATGCTCAAAGCATGGGGCAACCGGATGTCacacaacaacaacaacaacaacaacagcagcagcagcagcagcagcagcagcaacaacaacaacaacaacagcagcaacaacagcaggAGGTACAACAACCTCAGCAgctacaacaacaacctCAGCAGCTACAGCAACAACCAGAAGCACAGAATGCAATGCAGATAGAGCCTCAGGGAGTTCCAACACCTATATCAGCTTTCTCTGGCGTTGTGAACGCCGCTGATGCACCCCAATTCATGCCCATTGACAATAGCCAGCGTTTTACTCAACGTGGGGGAGGTGCTGTCGGCAAGAACCGTAGAGGTGGTCGCGGCGGAAATCGGGGCGGGCGTAGTGGTAATGCGACACGTTTCAATCCATTAGCCAAGGCCCTTGGTATGGCTGGTGAAAGTAATATGAATTTCGTTCCAACCAAAAAGGAAGGGCGTTGTAGACTATTTCCTCACTGCCCCCTAGGTAGATCGTGTCCCCATGCTCATCCAACTAAAGTGTGTAATGAATATCCAAACTGCCCAAAGCCTTCAGGAACTTGTGAATTTTTACATCCaaacgaagatgaagaattgatgaaagaaatggaaagaactCGTGaagagtttcaaaagaggaaaGCTGATCTATTGGcagcaagaagaaagccTGTCCAAACCGGTATCGTTTTGTGCAAATTCGGCGCTTTATGTTCCAACCCATCATGCCCATTTGGTCACCCCACCCCAGCCAATGAAGATGCCAAGGTTATTGATATAATGTGGTGTGACAAGAATTTAAATTGTGACAACCCTGAATGTAGAAAGGCGCATTCATCCTTGTCCAAGATTAAGGAAGTCAAGCCAAtaagccaaaaaaaagcagcACCTCCTCcagttgaaaaatctttGGCACAATGCAAGTTTGGTACACATTGTACTAACAAACGTTGTAAATATAGACATGCTCGTTCTCACGTTATGTGCCGTGAAGGAGCAAACTGTACAAGAATCGATTGTCTGTTTGGACATCCAATCAATGAAGACTGCAGATTTGGCGTCGACTGTAAGAACAtgtattgtttatttacaCACCCTCCAGGAAGAGTAGTaccagaaaaaaagactgCTGCACCCAATCCTAATGGCGGACCTACCAATGAAAGATCATTCGCATTACCAGAAAACGCGAACATTGAAAATGCTCCTTCACAAGTTAGTTTTATTcaccaagaacaagataCTGAGATGAATTGA
- the GPG1 gene encoding Gpg1p — translation MLYLSDIEEEGTSGNETKYSFSEVLLFSNTQENLMTIVGELHTLSDRVDHYKIDPVSREVTVTTLPSLLALLLEKRDQARRVYRDVLSIKMSELNWDVDELFAQLQEELTRTDETLSMYPRRRSFY, via the coding sequence ATGCTTTATTTAAGTGACATCGAAGAGGAAGGTACATCTGGGAACGAAACAAAGTATAGCTTCTCAGaggttttgttgttttccaaCACACAGGAAAATCTCATGACCATAGTTGGAGAATTACATACGCTTTCGGATCGTGTAGATCATTACAAAATTGATCCTGTATCAAGGGAAGTTACAGTCACAACACTGCCATCTTTATTGGCTCTTTTGCTAGAAAAGAGAGACCAGGCAAGACGCGTTTACAGAGATGTTCTCTCAATAAAAATGTCAGAACTAAACTGGGACGTGGACGAGCTCTTCGCGCAGTTGCAAGAAGAGTTGACGAGAACTGACGAGACCCTTTCAATGTACCCTAGAAGAAGGTCATTCTACTAG
- the PRP43 gene encoding DEAH-box ATP-dependent RNA helicase PRP43, with the protein MGSKRRFSSEHPDPVQTSIPEQAAEIAEELTKQHPPPSAEALVHHDAGEFKGIERHHTTAEQAQNLENGVVNPFTGREFTPKYVDILKIRRELPVHAQRDEFLKIYQNNQIMVFVGETGSGKTTQIPQFVLFDEMPHLENTQVACTQPRRVAAMSVAQRVAEEMDVKLGEEVGYSIRFENKTSNKTILKYMTDGMLLREAMDDHDLSRYSCIILDEAHERTLATDILMGLLKQVIKRRPDLKIIIMSATLDAEKFQRYFNDAPLLAVPGRTYPVELYYTPEFQRDYLDSAIRTVLQIHATEEAGDILLFLTGEDEIEDAVRKISLEGDQLVREEGCGPLSVYPLYGSLPPHQQQRIFEAAPESHNGRPGRKIVISTNIAETSLTIDGIVYVVDPGFSKQKVYNPRIRVESLLVSPISKASAQQRAGRAGRTRPGKCFRLYTEEAFQKELIEQSYPEILRSNLSSTVLELKKLGIDDLVHFDFMDPPAPETMMRALEELNYLACLDDEGNLTSLGRLASQFPLDPMLAVMLIGSFEFQCSQEILTIVAMLSVPNVFIRPTKDKKRADDAKNIFAHPDGDHITLLNVYHGFKSDEAYEYGIHKWCRDHYLNHRSISAADNIRXQLERLMNRYNLELNTTDYDSPKYFDNIRKALASGFFMQVAKKRSGAKGYITVKDNQDVLIHPSTVLGHDAEWVIYNEFVLTSKNYIRTVTSVRPEWLIEIAPAYYDMDNFQKGDVKLSLERIKEKVDRLNDLKQDKTKKSKHSKK; encoded by the coding sequence ATGGGttccaaaagaagattttcGTCAGAGCATCCAGATCCAGTTCAAACTTCTATTCCAGAGCAGGCTGCTGAGATTGCTGAGGAATTAACGAAACAGCATCCTCCTCCATCTGCAGAAGCGCTAGTGCACCATGATGCCGGTGAGTTTAAAGGAATAGAACGTCATCACACTACCGCAGAGCAAGCccaaaatttggaaaatggaGTGGTAAATCCGTTTACTGGCAGAGAGTTCACACCAAAATATGTCGATATCTTAAAGATTAGAAGAGAATTGCCTGTCCATGCTCAAAGAgatgagtttttgaaaatttatcaaaataACCAAATCATGGTCTTCGTTGGTGAAACCGGTTCCGGTAAGACTACACAAATTCCCCAATTTGTCTTATTCGATGAGATGCCCCATTTAGAAAACACGCAAGTTGCATGTACCCAGCCTCGTCGTGTTGCCGCAATGTCTGTTGCACAGAGAGTCGCAGAAGAAATGGATGTCAAGCTGGGTGAAGAAGTCGGTTACTCCATTAGATTCGAAAACAAGACCTCTAATAAGACCATATTGAAATATATGACTGATGGTATGTTGTTGAGAGAGGCAATGGATGATCACGATTTATCCCGTTACTCTTGTATTATTTTAGATGAAGCGCACGAACGTACTTTAGCTACTGATATTTTAATGGGTCTTCTAAAGCAAGTAATCAAGAGAAGACCTGACTTGAAAATCATTATCATGTCCGCCACTTTAGATGCTGAAAAGTTCCAACGTTACTTCAACGATGCCCCATTACTTGCTGTTCCAGGTAGAACTTATCCAGTTGAACTATACTATACTCCtgaatttcaaagagaCTATTTAGATTCGGCCATTCGTACTGTTTTACAGATTCACGCGACAGAAGAAGCTGGTgatattttgttgtttttaacaggtgaagatgaaattgaagacgCAGTAAGGAAGATTTCTTTAGAGGGTGACCAGTTAGTCAGAGAAGAGGGATGCGGACCATTGTCTGTGTACCCCTTATATGGTTCGTTACCACCACACCAACAGCAAAGAATTTTCGAAGCAGCTCCAGAATCACATAATGGTAGACCGGGTAGAAAAATTGTCATCTCTACCAATATTGCTGAAACTTCCTTAACAATTGATGGTATTGTCTATGTTGTCGACCCAGGTTTCTCAAAGCAAAAAGTTTACAATCCCAGAATCAGAGTTGAGTCTTTGTTAGTTTCTCCTATCTCCAAGGCCTCTGCCCAACAAAGAGCTGGTCGTGCTGGTCGTACAAGACCTGGTAAATGTTTCAGATTATACACTGAGGAagcatttcaaaaagaactGATAGAACAAAGTTATCCAGAAATCTTACGTTCCAATTTATCTTCTACTGTTTTagaactgaaaaaactgGGTATTGATGATTTAGTGCATTTTGACTTTATGGATCCACCGGCCCCTGAAACAATGATGAGAGCTCTTGAGGAGTTGAACTATTTGGCCTGTTTAGATGATGAAGGTAACTTAACATCCTTGGGTAGGTTGGCATCTCAATTCCCATTAGATCCAATGTTAGCTGTGATGTTGATTGGTTCTTTCGAATTCCAATGCTCCCAAGAAATACTGACCATAGTGGCCATGTTATCAGTACCAAATGTATTCATTCGTCCAACAAAGGACAAGAAACGCGCAGATGATGCCAAGAACATATTCGCTCACCCAGATGGTGATCATATCACTTTACTAAACGTATATCACGGGTTCAAGTCAGACGAGGCTTATGAATATGGTATTCATAAATGGTGCCGTGATCACTACTTAAATCACAGATCTATTTCCGCTGCAGATAACATTCGCYCTCAACTAGAAAGATTAATGAACCGTTACAACTTAGAACTAAACACTACAGATTATGATAGCCCCAAATATTTCGATAACATCAGAAAGGCTCTTGCCTCTGGGTTCTTCATGCAAGTAGCAAAGAAGAGATCTGGTGCAAAGGGATACATCACAGTGAAAGACAACCAAGACGTCTTGATCCACCCCAGTACAGTTCTTGGTCATGACGCAGAATGGGTCATTTACAATGAATTCGTCCTCACGTCGAAGAATTACATAAGAACAGTCACATCTGTTAGACCCGAATGGCTAATTGAAATAGCACCTGCATACTACGATATGGACAATTTCCAAAAGGGTGATGTCAAACTGTCGCTAGAAAGaatcaaggaaaaagtAGATAGATTGAACGACTTGAAGCAAgataaaaccaaaaagagCAAGCACTCTAAGAAATAA